CACTTACGAAGATATTGCCGCTTTTACAGACCTGACCTTAGAAGAAATCAAGGCTCTGGCTGTACAGAAAACTGCATAACAAAAAATGACTCCCTACAACACATGACCTATTTGGTATATGGGGATATGTTGTAGGGAGTTTCTTAGTAAGCGGCACACAACAAACCGCATAAAAATCCCATGGAAAGCATTCCTTTAAACAAAAATCCTTCCTCTGTAATTGCCTTCTTCTGCATACTGCATTGTTTTAATATCAAATAATTCGTCGGCATCTAATGACTGAACGATAAATGGAGAATGTGTGGAAACAATAAACTGGCTATTAGGAAATGTTCTTTTTAAATCTGCAACGATTTCTTTCTGCCACTTTGGATGCAGATGCAGATCTAGCTCATCAATCAAAATCACAGCTTCCTCTTCCAATGGATTCAACGAATCCGGATTTGCCATTGATAATCTCTTTGCAATATCTGCAATAACCGATAAAACTGCTTTATATCCTCCGCTTAACTGATCAATCTGGAGATCTACCCCTTCTGAATTTGTCATCACCATTCTTGACGGTGCTAACTCAATCCTTAAATTGGAATATCCCTTTATCATTCCTTCCAAAGCAGTTCTTACACAATTTAATTTGGGGTTCTTATAATTTGAATTTTCACGAATCCCTCGAAGTTCAATATCCTCTTCTGTCTTGAACCAATCATAAAAATCTCTAAAATAATTGACATTATCAAAACAGTTTCTTAAAGCATCTGTTACTTGAAAGTTTTTTATATGTCCCCTCTGTGATACTTCTCGTATAATTCTGTCTGTTCCATAGTAAAGAATCAATGGCAGTTTTCTCTCTTCCACACATTGCGAATACTTAGATTTCAATTCTTTTAAAGATTTTGCTTTTTCCGCCTTTACGTCCCCTGCATTTTCAAATGGTTGTTGTGACGAAAGTCTGCGTCTGTTTGTCCAGATATATTTTTCGCCATCCAATGTTATCCCTAAAGTAACTGCTGCTCCATTAGCTCCATTCCTTATATCCTTATTTGCCAGATCACACTCTTTCATTGCTTCTGCATTAACTGTTCTTAATACCGGTACAAATCCTTTTGTGATTGCCTCTAGTATAGTGGTTTTTCCGCTACCATTGTCTCCTATCAACGCAACAAAATTTTTATTTTCAAATGTGATTCTTTGTTTTTGAATCCCCCTGAAATTTGTTAATTCTATAAAATTGACTTTCACTGAGTCTCCTTCTTCATCTAAATATACATTGATTATATCTTACCCTTTACCTGCAAGGGTGACTATTCTTTATCTGAGGTTTTCATTTAAAAAGACCCTGTGTTCAAACAGAGCCTTTTGACATTTTCTTTCAAGAGCTTTCTCTCTAGCCAGCTTGCGGTAAATGTAAAACCCTTATTAAGCTACTAAGATACTGCTTTCTGGCACAACATCTTACTTTAACGCTTAACAGACACTCTTGTTGCCTGTCGTTACCTCAACACTACTATATCTAATGTAAATATGTCAACTTAATTTTTGCAAATTTTTTCTATTATTGCTGCACTTCTTCATCTATATATGCTTTGGGATGCCTGCTACTCACTACCTAACAGCTTATCATACCTTTATAAAAATTATTTTTTCATCTGCCCAGAATCTTGATATTTCCTTTGAAAACGGATATAATAACAGAAAAGAAATATATAAACACTATTTTGTTAATGGAGGTGCAATATGGCTAACTTATATCAGTACCTTACAGAAAACTATAAAGAAAATGAGCCTTTTTTTCTTTCTGATATACAGATTGAAGGAATGACGGGCAATAATATCCGTCAGCAGCTAAAAAAATTGACAGATGCTGAAAAGGTAAAACGTTTTGACAAAGGTATCTATTATCTTCCCAAGAGAAGTATTTTCAAATCTGGTTCAAAACCTACATTGGAAAAAGTTCTGGAATATAAATATCTGCGTGACAACGACAGACGGTGCGGTTACATCAGCGGATTATTATTTTTCAACCAAATGGGACTTACTACACAGGTTCCTATGCAATATGAAATCGTATCAAACAAGGCAACCAATGAATACCGGGAAACTTCTCTGGCAAAGTCCCGTATCATTATCAGAAAACCTAAAGTCCCTGTAACAGAAAAAAATTACATGGCTTTACAGTTTCTCGATATGTTAAAAGACGTGGATGTTTATTCAGAAATGTCTGGAACCGATTTGCAAAAACGTCTTTATCAGTATATGCGTGATGCTGGTTTGGAAATTTCTGATCTGGAATCTTATTTTTCATATTATCCTGATAAACTTTACAAAAATCTAATAGAAACGAGGGTGATCTATAATGGCATACTTGCATAACAATAAAGACCAGTTCCAGGATGCAATCGAACTGGCTTATGAACAGACCGGCATAATGGCACAGGCGATAGAAAAGGATTATTACGTCACCATGCTTCTTCGCCTTCTATCTGAAAAAATGCCTTACATCGTTTTCAAGGGTGGTACCTCTTTAAGCAAATGCCATAAAGTTATAAAGCGTTTCTCGGAAGATATAGATATTACAATAGATACCCAGATTTCACAGGGAAAGAAGAAAAAAATAAAACAGGCAATCGTTTCTTCCGCAGATGAACTAGGTATGAATATTGAAAATCTTGATGAAACAAGAAGCCGTCGGGATTACAACCGCTACATTATCAGTTATGACTCCGTACTTCCTTTAGCCAGTGATGCTTTAAGTCCTGCTGTATTATTAGAAACATCCTATACTGCGATTTCTTTTCCAACAGTAATATTACCTGTTCACAGCTATATTGGTGATATGATGGATAAAGAAGCTCCTGATTCTATCGAAGAATTTATGTTGCTGCCATTCTCCATGAAAGTACAGGGTATCGACAGAACACTGGCTGATAAAGTTTTTGCCATTTGCGATTATTATTTACAAGGCAAAGTTCAGAAACATTCCAGACACATATATGATATTTACAAACTTCTTCCGCTTGTTCCTCAAGATGAAACTTTCAAAAATCTTGTACATGAAGTAAGAAATATCAGGGCACAATCTCCAATCTGTCCATCTGCTCTTCCAGATGTAAATGTTCCGCAACTACTTGAACAGATTATTGAAGAAAAAGCCTACAAGAACGATTATGATAATTTGACTACCCAGCTTTTAGAGGAAAAGCTCTCTTATGATATTGTAATCAATTCCTTAAAAGATATTTCCAAGAGCGGAATCTTTAAATAGTGCATTGTCAGAAAACATAAAATAAACCTCTTTATTTGAAGGGGTTATATTTTATGTTTTTGCATTGTCACGAAAAGTTCTATAAAGTTGGTAATCTTTTGGTACTGTTGGTATTTCTTGCTTTTTTAATAACTTAACATTTCAGAAGTAATTTTTTCTTTTCCAACATAGTATTCAGAAGGAACCGTATAGTCATCTGCAAGTCTTAGAGCAGGATTGTCATGATCATACATATAACTGATATTTGAAGTTTGATATTGATACAATCTCTGAAGTACACATCGTAATAAATAACGCTGTTTCAATGTATCTGAATAATTATCGTGATCATCAAACATAACTACTTCTATTGGCAATTTATATTCATAACAATAATACTGGCTATTCTTTATGTACTTCCAACCGACAGATTCACAATCTAAACACTCTACCATCTGACCTAAAAACTCAGGGAGCATAGATAAATCTCTTGCATAGTGATTTCTATATAATAAATCTTTTAGGGCAAAACCATTAAAGCCAAAATCTTCTCTACCCTTTAAATACCCAAGTCTTATTTTCATATAACTTGGATTTCCATGCCAACACTTGTCCCAATCAACTGTTTTTCCTTTATAAATAACATTAATATGTTGTTTATCTCTTGAAAAGTCGATTCCATTTTCATGCATAAAAGAACTAAACGGATTCACAGATAAAAGTAAATCTGCAAGATTACATCCTTTCGTCTCATCTTCCGTACCGTGTAATCTTCTTGTAAGATGAAATAACAGTATTTCTTCCGGATATTTAGTACAATTATTTGCTATAAACTCATCTAACTTATTAATATAATCATTGTCACCAGACATACTGCCCATCAATAATAATTGTTCTCGTAATTCTAGTTGATGCATTTGAAAAATATTACATACCGATTTTTCCATACTTTCTCTTGAATGTGTATCAATGTACATTTAATTTCCCTCCAAAATCATTTTTTACTAATCATGCATGGCAACATATAAAAGGTCATAAAATTTATAAAAAATTATTTTCTTCTTTGCATTTCCATACTGGCAGTAGAGCGTTTTTTCCTCTCCACTTGCATTGAATTATTTTTTCTATCAATAAAAGCATCTGCAATTTCAATAAGTACAAGCACCATCACTGGGGTTCTCCCTCCAAAGGCTAAATCTCCTATAAGAATAAACTCTTTCCTGGTGAACGCCAATATAAGTGATAACACCAAAAAAGTTATTTTCATAAAGAAAGCCATGTTCTGTGCATCTTTACTCTTTGATATTGAAAATTTATAGTAAACAAGACCCATAAACATAGCCGTCAATAATATGAATAGATTTCGTAGCATAATATATTTTCTCCTCCGTAAAATTAAACTAATTGCCGCCTCTATCATATATTATAAGCACTGATTTCTTTTTTTCAACAAAAATGGCCCTGCCACATAAATAGCAAGACCACTTCCGTTGAAAATTACTTTTTCTTCCTTTCCATCTCTTCTTCCACTGCTCTTTGTTGCTGTGGTTGTCCTTTTCCCTGACTGGCTATCTTCTGCTGATGCTTGCGAAGTCGTTTCAACACTGATCTCCGGGGAGCATTTTTATCTTTTTTCTTTGGAGTATTGTTCATCAGTCCATCAATCATATTGTAGTTGGCTTCTTCTGCCATCTCTGCACTGCGAAGATATTCTCCGTTGTCCATGACCTTCTGCCAGTTTGCCAGCTCTGGTTTCTTTTTCTGCTGTTCTGGTGGCTGTTGTGTTTGATTCGGTTGCATTTGTGATTGCACCTGCTGTTGTCTTTGTTGTTCCTGTTCTTTTGCTGCCTGTTGCTGCATAAAGTTCTGAATGTTCCGTCTTGCTTCTTCGTCAAAGCCATTGTAACAGTCATTCATAACTACTGCTCCATCTTCACTGAGAATCACATAGGCGGCTCTTGTCCCATACTCTTCATGTTCCATCAGAAACCATTTCTTCTCGTTCATCAAAATATAATCCTGGGCAAGCCATGTACCTTTCTTTCCTTCGATTTCATATCCGGTTGTATCAATGGAAAGTCTGGTATCCGAGGAACTTTTGATTGTGAGAAATTCTGGAACAATGATGAATCTGTCTTTATTAATATAGTAGGCTGTGGTTTTTCCCTCATCCGTAATTACCAGAACATCGCTGCATCCGATGGAATGACCTTTGAAGTTCTTCGGTCGCTGTTTCTGCAGGCGTATTTTTATATCCGCCGGAGTTTCCCCCGGCTGGATTCTTCCAATGTACACCTGCTGATAGTTCTCAATGCTGACGCTCTTTCCTTCGCTTCTCAGCTTTTCATAAGAACGGAAACGAACATCACGATACTCTGGTGTTTCTTTTACCTGATATACTGCACACTGACTTGTACTCATTCCTCGTCCTCCTCTTCCAGTTCCGCTTTATAATCTTCCAGATCCATAAGAAAAATCTCATAGCCTTCGTCACTCATGCAGAACAGCTTTCTTATGGTATTGCAGACCAGTCCGATCATATCCGCATCCCCTTTCAGAAATGGAATGATATGGTCGATAGCTTCCATCGTATCATTTCTGTTTCCTTTATCAAACATTGCGGTCACTAAACATTCGTCTGTATCAAAGTTCATTGCCAGATCTATCATAATTCTACATCCCCCTTCTTATGTGCTTTGGTTTTTTCTGCTTCTTTATTTTTCTGTTCCTGTGCTTTTGCCCTTGCCTGAAACTCTTTCAACGACTGCAGCACAGATTTTTTCAGTTCTCCTTTTTCGCCCTTTACAGGCTCTTTCTTTTGCGTCTGGTTCGGTTCTACTGATACGGATTCTTTCTTGACTGGTGCTTCTGAAACTTCCTGTTTCACTTCCACAGTCTGTTCTGCTTCCTGCACTTTTCCATGTTTCTCATTCAGATATTTTTCCATATCGTTGATTGCTTTCTGTACCAATGGACTTTCCTTATAATGAGGAATCATATCTATCAGTTCTCTGTCTACTCTGTCCCAACACATCAGTTCGTACTCTCCAGAATAATCCTTATCCCCGTCCTGCAGGTCAAAACCAATCCCTTTGCCTCCATGTAGTCGATCTGCCGGAATACTTTCATAAATCTTAATCGCTTCTTCCAGAGTAAGATTATTATGGTACTCCCCCATGACTGGGAACTCCATACACTCTGCTACATAAAAAGTAATCGTAGCTTCTGGCTGTTCCTGTTCTGGTTGTCTGGTAAAGATAGAAAGGGTTTCTGCATTTTCCAGGCGGGAAAGTAATGACCGGGCAGTTATCACATCACTGTCTATATCAGATTCTTCCGATACTTCAACCAGCCAGTCCTTTAAATACCCTGTTTTCTGATTCAAAATGTCCTCTGTGATTTTCTCCACCTGTTCTTCCCTGTTCTCAACGGTATCTTTATATTCGTAAGTGTCATATTCATAGCTGAAATTATCTAAATCAGCCGCCAGCTTTTTGATCTCCTGCTGATCAAGGTAAGCATCTGATTCCTTCATATATTCTGCCAAAGTGATTCTTTCTTCTGCGATAGGATTGATGTCCACCTTAATACCTGCCATTGCTATACCATGAGCATTTAATTCATTGAAGAAACTGTCCTCCCGGATATTGCCACGATAAGAAAGCACTACATCAAGGTCAGAATCATTTCTGTAAAGTTCCTCCCTGCTTCTGGAACCATGCACCCTTGCAGCAAGCAGCTCTACTTCATTTTCCAGTCCCATTTCTTCCAGAATACCCTGTGCGTGATACAAGACACCCCGTTTCACTTCTGCCCTGCTAAGACCATTTAATGCAACCTCATCTCTTCCAATCTCAGAAGTCGCACGAAGTTCACCTGCCTGCAGTAAGTCTTTGGAATGTTGGATGGTCATTGCCTCAAATTCTTTATAGTCCACTTTGATACATTCCATATCATCCATTCTTTCACTTTTCAGGATTTCATAAGTAGCTTTCTGAACAGATACTTTGGGATCGTCATAATCATTGGAATGGATTTCGTGCAGGTCAGAATCATAAAAAATATAAAAATAGCCTTCTTCCGTTGCCTGTACGGTCAGATACCCTTTGCTCTTGGTAAACTGCATTGCAATTCCCTCACAGGTATCCACTGCTCTTTCCCGGTCATAGTCCTCAAAAATACTTGGAGGACAATTCTTTAATAACTGTGCCAGCCGCATCTGCCGTTCGCCTGCTTCTTCCACTTCTGCCATCAAATCCTCATAATCAACGGGAACTGCATTTTCCAGGGACATATCTTCATCTTCCAAAATATCTTCCATTGCCTGCCGCATAGAAATATCAGGATTGTCATAAGCACCACCGTCAATCTCATCATAATCCAAAGCATAAAAGGTATAATCATAGCCTTCCTCTGTTCTCTGGATTGCAAAATACTTATCGTCAATCTTATATGCAAGTTCATCCGGCTCTATTTCCGGCATAAGTTCTTCCACAGAAATCCCTTTCTCCTGCAGATATTCTGAAATAGCTTACCTATTGCAATAAAGCAAGATCTAAAATATCAAAAAGCTCAGAAAAAATGTAATAAAGCCAATGAAAAAATACGGAATCTTAATCTAACTCCTCAACAATGGGACACTGTTGATGCCGCTATCACTGCTGAAAACATTTCATCTATAGAATATATACGGATTGCCTACAAACAAGGAATCATTGATGCATTTTCTATTTTACGAGAAACTCTTTTATATATCCATGTTAATCTAATCACTTGCAAGCAATGAAGCAGAGATTTATCTCTGCTTTCCCATTTTCTTCTCTATTGCTTCCGGAACTCTGATCAAGCCAAATCGCCATAGTATCGGATAAATGTATGAAACTCCTCTAATATCTCCAAGTGCTTTCGGTTTCTTCACTTCTTCTGAAACCCTCTTACTATTTTCAAATGCCAGCACCACACTACTCCAGGCAAGGCTCTTACTTTTCTCTCTCCGGTCTATCAGCAACTCTCTGTTATACTCTCCGTTTTTACCGACCTTCAATTTATATCGGAATGGTAATCCAGTTGCCGTTTTAAATGGATAATCCTGAAAAGCAATAACAGCCTGCCACAGATTTTCCACTGATGGTATTTCCTTTAGAATCCGAACCTGTTCCTGTCGAATCTTATATGTCCGGCATCGCTCCGCATTTAGACTTATCTCTGCTGCATTATAAAGTCCCTTCGTATAGGGCAAATAGGAATGAACCGAAGCTCTGGAAAGACCTGTGAATTTCATAATCTCCGGAATCTTTTTTCCTGACTGATGCAGATCATTGATTTCTGTACATATATCTGATGTGAATACATCTGCAGTAATAAGTAGCTTACGGAGTTTAAGCAGACTAATATTTAACTCATCTGCCAGTGATCTTAAGGAATCTGCTTCTTCATGGGCATCTCTTAACTCTTGAAGCAAATTGTTAAATTGAAGTTCTGGATTATATTCTGGTTTCTTTCTTGGTCTTCCTGCCATTTTATAACTCCTATTTTCATGTGAATCCAATCGTCTTGCACTTAAAACAGAGGATTCCCTGCTATCCCCTAATGCTCCGATAACTGTCCTCTGTTTCTTATTTTATTTCTTTCGCTTTCTGAAATATCCCAAATAATAGATGACACCACCTACTGCTCCACCAAGTGTATTATATGTCAGATCCGATATTTGAAATGTTCCAAGATGGAATAATAACTGAGTAAATTCTATCATAAAAGAAAATACTGCTACAACTTTTGTGGCTTCCCAAACGGTCTTTCCAAATCTAATATTCTCAGATTCATCAAGTAATTCTTTTTGAAATGCCCACAATAGTAAAATAGAAAATGGAACAAATAACATAAAATTCTCTATAGATTCTGTTGTAAACTGTCCATCTTCATATAATCCCCATCCTCCAAAAATCTTTCCAAGCGGATCAAACCATATCTCACGATTTAAAACTGTTCGGAGTAATATCATTGCTGTATAAAAAGCTAATAAGAATGTCCGGCGAAA
This Anaerobutyricum hallii DNA region includes the following protein-coding sequences:
- a CDS encoding AAA family ATPase, translating into MKVNFIELTNFRGIQKQRITFENKNFVALIGDNGSGKTTILEAITKGFVPVLRTVNAEAMKECDLANKDIRNGANGAAVTLGITLDGEKYIWTNRRRLSSQQPFENAGDVKAEKAKSLKELKSKYSQCVEERKLPLILYYGTDRIIREVSQRGHIKNFQVTDALRNCFDNVNYFRDFYDWFKTEEDIELRGIRENSNYKNPKLNCVRTALEGMIKGYSNLRIELAPSRMVMTNSEGVDLQIDQLSGGYKAVLSVIADIAKRLSMANPDSLNPLEEEAVILIDELDLHLHPKWQKEIVADLKRTFPNSQFIVSTHSPFIVQSLDADELFDIKTMQYAEEGNYRGRIFV
- a CDS encoding DUF6088 family protein, yielding MANLYQYLTENYKENEPFFLSDIQIEGMTGNNIRQQLKKLTDAEKVKRFDKGIYYLPKRSIFKSGSKPTLEKVLEYKYLRDNDRRCGYISGLLFFNQMGLTTQVPMQYEIVSNKATNEYRETSLAKSRIIIRKPKVPVTEKNYMALQFLDMLKDVDVYSEMSGTDLQKRLYQYMRDAGLEISDLESYFSYYPDKLYKNLIETRVIYNGILA
- a CDS encoding nucleotidyl transferase AbiEii/AbiGii toxin family protein, which translates into the protein MAYLHNNKDQFQDAIELAYEQTGIMAQAIEKDYYVTMLLRLLSEKMPYIVFKGGTSLSKCHKVIKRFSEDIDITIDTQISQGKKKKIKQAIVSSADELGMNIENLDETRSRRDYNRYIISYDSVLPLASDALSPAVLLETSYTAISFPTVILPVHSYIGDMMDKEAPDSIEEFMLLPFSMKVQGIDRTLADKVFAICDYYLQGKVQKHSRHIYDIYKLLPLVPQDETFKNLVHEVRNIRAQSPICPSALPDVNVPQLLEQIIEEKAYKNDYDNLTTQLLEEKLSYDIVINSLKDISKSGIFK
- a CDS encoding YodL domain-containing protein → MSTSQCAVYQVKETPEYRDVRFRSYEKLRSEGKSVSIENYQQVYIGRIQPGETPADIKIRLQKQRPKNFKGHSIGCSDVLVITDEGKTTAYYINKDRFIIVPEFLTIKSSSDTRLSIDTTGYEIEGKKGTWLAQDYILMNEKKWFLMEHEEYGTRAAYVILSEDGAVVMNDCYNGFDEEARRNIQNFMQQQAAKEQEQQRQQQVQSQMQPNQTQQPPEQQKKKPELANWQKVMDNGEYLRSAEMAEEANYNMIDGLMNNTPKKKDKNAPRRSVLKRLRKHQQKIASQGKGQPQQQRAVEEEMERKKK
- a CDS encoding transposon-transfer assisting family protein, with translation MIDLAMNFDTDECLVTAMFDKGNRNDTMEAIDHIIPFLKGDADMIGLVCNTIRKLFCMSDEGYEIFLMDLEDYKAELEEEDEE
- a CDS encoding VanZ family protein, with translation MGSKIIEIFNKIAYNVLSALYQPFWAAVLLAFLTMFLYLYGKEHGWKKNNFIRNMFATWWRAFKSSSNFRRTFLLAFYTAMILLRTVLNREIWFDPLGKIFGGWGLYEDGQFTTESIENFMLFVPFSILLLWAFQKELLDESENIRFGKTVWEATKVVAVFSFMIEFTQLLFHLGTFQISDLTYNTLGGAVGGVIYYLGYFRKRKK